A window of Chitinophaga sp. MM2321 contains these coding sequences:
- a CDS encoding GNAT family protein codes for MFEVPVNDSIYLRQLQLQDAPLVYKQLDSSRKSLRKFLPWVDYNTNEEHSLRFIQLMLRKAEEQEAVALGIWYQQEFCGVLDLHGWDHQLQKAEVGYWIGEPFQGKGIVTAACKALITFAFKKLRLNKIEIRFVLQNERSGQIPIKLGFAREGILRHSAKLHGQYVDMVVMGVLRQDWKH; via the coding sequence ATGTTCGAAGTACCTGTTAATGACAGCATCTATTTACGGCAACTGCAATTGCAGGATGCACCACTTGTATATAAACAGCTGGATTCCTCCCGTAAAAGTCTGCGCAAATTTTTACCCTGGGTAGATTATAATACCAATGAAGAACATAGTCTGCGTTTTATACAACTGATGCTGCGCAAAGCAGAAGAACAGGAAGCCGTTGCGCTGGGAATATGGTATCAGCAAGAGTTTTGTGGTGTATTGGATTTACATGGATGGGATCATCAACTACAGAAAGCAGAGGTAGGATATTGGATCGGAGAGCCTTTTCAGGGCAAAGGAATCGTTACTGCCGCTTGTAAAGCACTCATCACTTTTGCATTTAAGAAACTCCGTTTGAATAAAATAGAGATCCGCTTCGTATTACAGAATGAACGCAGCGGCCAGATTCCCATTAAGCTGGGATTTGCCAGGGAAGGGATCTTACGCCATAGCGCCAAACTCCACGGACAATATGTGGATATGGTGGTGATGGGAGTGCTGCGCCAGGACTGGAAACACTGA
- a CDS encoding TIM barrel protein: MHEENSRRDMIKKVATMALASTALSSLSNRVSAHDNAVGEHLKGKINHSVCAWCYKMPLDELCKAAKEIGIPSIDLVAPAEFPILKKHDMISAMVASNSPDWGITRGFNMVAHHEKLEEHFKYHIDETAKAGFTNLICFSGNRNGMDPQLGIENCTKGLQRIMGYAEKKKVVLVMELLNSKVDHHDYQCDHTAWGVELCKSVGSPNFKLLYDIYHMQIMEGDVIRNIRESHQYFAHYHTGGVPGRNEIDETQELYYPAIMKAIYDTGFKGHVAQEFIPAHADKIASLKQGVQICDI, encoded by the coding sequence ATGCACGAGGAAAACTCACGCCGCGATATGATCAAAAAAGTAGCTACTATGGCCCTGGCATCCACTGCTTTATCATCTCTCTCCAACCGGGTATCTGCACACGACAATGCCGTAGGAGAGCACCTGAAAGGGAAAATCAACCACTCCGTATGCGCCTGGTGTTATAAAATGCCATTGGACGAACTCTGTAAGGCTGCCAAAGAAATCGGCATCCCCTCCATTGACCTGGTGGCCCCGGCAGAATTTCCCATTCTGAAGAAACATGACATGATTTCCGCCATGGTGGCCTCCAACAGTCCCGATTGGGGCATCACCCGTGGTTTCAATATGGTAGCCCATCACGAAAAGCTGGAAGAACATTTCAAATACCATATAGACGAAACCGCCAAAGCCGGCTTCACCAACCTGATCTGCTTTTCCGGTAACCGCAATGGCATGGACCCGCAACTGGGCATTGAAAACTGCACCAAGGGCCTCCAACGCATTATGGGGTATGCTGAAAAGAAAAAAGTGGTCCTCGTTATGGAACTACTCAACAGTAAAGTGGATCACCACGACTACCAATGCGACCATACCGCGTGGGGTGTAGAACTATGCAAATCAGTGGGCTCTCCGAACTTCAAGCTCCTTTACGATATTTATCATATGCAGATCATGGAAGGCGATGTAATCCGCAACATCCGCGAAAGCCACCAGTACTTTGCTCATTACCATACCGGTGGAGTACCGGGCCGCAATGAAATAGACGAAACACAGGAACTTTACTATCCGGCCATCATGAAAGCGATTTATGACACCGGCTTCAAAGGCCACGTGGCACAGGAGTTTATCCCTGCCCATGCAGATAAAATTGCTTCGCTGAAACAGGGTGTACAAATTTGCGACATCTAA
- a CDS encoding outer membrane beta-barrel protein gives MKKIIKLLLVLGLGILHAQAQTPQGKIKGQLTDQKTKEAMPAATIVLLHAKDSTVANTALTNDKGDFEIDGVADGAYRLYISFLGYKAINKPIQINADNKQVSLGNITMELKGVDLNTVEILDEKPPIVVKKDTLEFNADAFKTRENAVVEDLLKKLPGVTVDKDGVITAQGETVTRVLVDGKPFFGNDPKLATKNLPANIIDKVQLIDKKSDQAEFTQIDDGQTEKAINIVIKKDKNKGVFGRATAGYGTDDRFGGSLSLNRFNASQKISLLAGGNNVNNMGYTAQDQISFSGGGGGGGRGGGGGRGGGGGNSIQQNLGGSSGSGITRNWNAGLNFNQDFSPKLTVNGSYFYNDTKTDVAQKSARQNFLADSSSYYNNTSASQTDNSNNRIAARVEYKIDSMHSLIFSPTYSFTNGNSYSMSDYQSLNNNKDTVNKGTSFNDGHGNMQNLGGNLLFRKRFKKPGRSLSANFSYNNNISDQENYNKSNTTFFNADGSQNTTVFNQRNDINTTSRNAGINLTYTEPLFKDRYLEVNYGLTKYNSNSTKYTYDFNDGKDTYDKLNDSLSNAFTNSTLNQRTGLALRTIKLKYDYSLGVNILFNNLDNITHSFRTQQDSLIQQRTVNFSPNASFNYTFAKNKRLRINYNGATQQPTVQQLQPVPDNSNPLYIQLGNPDLKPAYNNSLNIRYNQFNNITYRGLFTSLTGSFGSNKIINSTVLDSLGRQISKPVNVNGYYNVRGMVHNSIPLSQTPGQNLNTGTSVSYGRDVNITNGLLNYVNKLQLSQSASVNYMYKELLDVSVGGSVSYNSTRYTLKQTNNTNYLDYSANLDFNINLPYGFMLGSDVTTTLNRGRAAGYNLTSTMWNANISKYVFPKKQGMFKIQGFDLLRQYVSVSRNVNDNYIEDVQTNVLQQYFMVSFTYFLNKFGGNTKGGENRGMRMGMPRGGGMGRPGRF, from the coding sequence ATGAAGAAAATTATAAAACTATTGCTGGTACTGGGTTTGGGCATCTTACATGCCCAGGCCCAAACGCCACAAGGAAAGATCAAAGGCCAACTGACAGACCAGAAGACCAAAGAAGCTATGCCTGCTGCTACCATCGTATTGCTGCATGCAAAAGATTCTACGGTTGCCAATACCGCATTGACAAATGACAAAGGAGATTTTGAAATCGACGGCGTAGCTGACGGCGCATACCGGCTCTACATCAGCTTCCTCGGCTACAAAGCCATCAATAAACCCATACAGATCAATGCTGACAATAAACAGGTATCCCTCGGTAATATCACGATGGAACTCAAAGGCGTTGACCTCAACACCGTAGAAATACTGGACGAAAAACCACCCATTGTAGTTAAAAAAGATACCCTTGAATTTAATGCAGATGCCTTCAAAACCCGCGAAAATGCAGTAGTAGAAGACCTGCTCAAAAAACTCCCCGGCGTAACCGTAGATAAAGACGGCGTTATTACCGCCCAGGGCGAAACCGTTACCCGGGTACTGGTAGATGGCAAACCATTTTTTGGAAATGATCCCAAGCTCGCCACCAAAAACCTGCCCGCCAACATCATCGATAAAGTACAGCTGATCGATAAAAAATCTGATCAGGCAGAGTTCACCCAAATTGATGACGGGCAAACAGAAAAAGCCATCAATATTGTTATCAAAAAAGATAAAAATAAAGGCGTCTTTGGCCGCGCTACCGCGGGCTATGGAACAGATGACCGTTTCGGCGGATCACTCAGCCTTAACCGCTTCAACGCCAGCCAGAAGATATCACTGCTCGCTGGTGGCAACAACGTCAACAATATGGGCTACACCGCACAGGATCAGATAAGCTTCAGTGGCGGCGGTGGTGGCGGTGGACGAGGAGGTGGTGGTGGCCGTGGCGGCGGAGGCGGTAACTCCATACAACAAAACCTGGGCGGCAGTAGTGGCAGTGGTATCACCCGCAACTGGAACGCCGGTCTTAACTTCAACCAGGACTTTAGCCCAAAACTGACCGTCAACGGCAGCTATTTTTACAATGATACTAAAACGGATGTCGCGCAAAAAAGTGCCCGTCAGAATTTCCTGGCAGACTCCAGCTCGTACTATAACAATACCTCGGCATCACAGACAGATAACAGCAATAACCGTATAGCTGCAAGGGTAGAGTATAAGATAGATTCCATGCACTCGCTGATCTTTTCCCCCACGTATTCTTTTACCAACGGGAACAGCTATTCCATGAGCGACTATCAGTCTTTAAATAACAACAAGGATACAGTAAACAAAGGCACTTCCTTTAACGACGGTCATGGCAACATGCAGAACCTCGGTGGTAACCTCTTGTTCAGAAAGCGGTTCAAAAAGCCAGGGCGCTCACTCAGTGCCAACTTCAGCTATAACAACAACATCAGCGATCAGGAGAATTATAATAAATCAAACACCACTTTCTTTAATGCAGACGGCTCACAAAATACAACCGTCTTCAATCAACGCAACGACATCAACACTACCAGCCGCAACGCCGGTATAAACCTGACTTACACAGAGCCGCTGTTTAAAGACCGCTACCTGGAAGTGAATTATGGTCTTACAAAATATAACAGCAACAGTACAAAATATACGTATGATTTTAATGATGGCAAAGATACCTACGACAAGCTGAACGACTCACTGAGCAACGCTTTCACCAATAGTACACTGAACCAACGGACAGGTCTTGCCCTACGCACCATTAAACTGAAATATGACTACTCACTGGGTGTAAATATTCTTTTTAACAACCTGGATAATATAACACACTCCTTCAGAACACAACAGGACAGCCTCATACAACAGCGTACCGTTAACTTTTCACCGAATGCATCTTTCAACTATACATTCGCTAAAAACAAACGCTTACGTATTAACTACAACGGTGCTACGCAGCAGCCTACTGTACAGCAATTGCAACCAGTACCGGACAACAGTAATCCGCTGTACATTCAGTTGGGTAACCCCGACCTGAAACCGGCGTACAACAACAGCCTGAACATACGATATAACCAGTTTAACAACATCACTTACCGGGGTTTATTTACCTCCCTTACCGGCTCATTCGGGAGTAATAAAATTATCAACTCTACAGTTCTCGATAGTCTCGGTAGACAAATCAGTAAACCGGTAAACGTAAATGGTTATTACAATGTGCGGGGTATGGTGCATAATTCCATCCCGCTGTCGCAAACACCTGGTCAGAACCTGAATACAGGAACCTCCGTCAGCTACGGCCGCGATGTAAACATTACCAACGGCTTGCTTAACTACGTTAATAAATTACAGCTGTCGCAATCTGCCAGCGTAAACTATATGTACAAAGAATTGCTGGATGTATCGGTAGGAGGAAGTGTGAGCTATAACTCTACGAGGTATACGTTAAAGCAAACCAATAATACCAACTACCTGGACTATAGCGCCAACCTGGATTTCAACATTAATCTGCCCTATGGTTTTATGCTGGGCAGTGATGTTACCACTACGCTGAACAGGGGTCGTGCAGCAGGATACAACCTGACCTCCACTATGTGGAATGCCAATATATCAAAGTATGTATTTCCTAAAAAACAAGGGATGTTCAAGATCCAGGGCTTCGACCTGTTGAGACAATATGTGAGTGTTTCCCGGAATGTAAACGATAACTATATTGAAGATGTACAGACCAATGTACTGCAACAATATTTTATGGTAAGCTTCACTTACTTCCTGAATAAATTCGGTGGAAATACAAAAGGAGGAGAGAACAGGGGCATGCGGATGGGTATGCCCAGAGGTGGTGGAATGGGAAGACCGGGAAGATTCTAA
- a CDS encoding GLPGLI family protein, translated as MKHLSSFIFTAAALLPFTQPLFAQQSGVIEYEVTAKTDPNRMRGFQRDGDDASERPDVITFKQTFTFNNNVGKLATERPDFGDRRPQRQRRDSSAQGPRRMGMGGRGNNAQYIDLANKKYQQVFSTFGDDKKTYYTEEDFLIGTNSKPGDKTKKIAGYACKKATIQLKDDTYTVWYTTDLPFSFSPINGLLPESKAVVLSAEGSKRSFVAKNVSLKAVTDADLNIPAGAEKVSQEQMREIRKQEMEKFRKRQPQQ; from the coding sequence ATGAAACATCTATCCAGCTTTATATTTACCGCGGCAGCACTGCTGCCTTTTACTCAGCCGCTGTTTGCACAGCAGTCGGGTGTAATTGAATACGAAGTAACTGCTAAAACAGACCCCAACCGCATGCGCGGCTTCCAGCGCGATGGCGACGATGCATCAGAAAGACCTGATGTGATCACTTTTAAACAAACCTTTACGTTTAACAACAACGTCGGCAAACTGGCTACTGAGCGTCCTGATTTTGGCGACAGAAGACCACAAAGACAACGGCGCGACAGCTCCGCACAAGGCCCGCGCCGGATGGGAATGGGCGGCCGTGGAAACAATGCGCAATACATCGACCTGGCAAATAAAAAATATCAACAGGTTTTTTCCACCTTCGGTGATGATAAGAAAACATATTACACAGAAGAAGATTTTCTCATAGGCACCAATAGCAAACCCGGAGATAAAACAAAGAAAATAGCAGGATATGCCTGCAAAAAAGCAACCATACAGTTGAAAGACGACACTTACACCGTATGGTATACCACCGATCTCCCGTTCAGCTTTTCGCCGATAAATGGTTTATTACCGGAAAGCAAAGCTGTAGTATTATCTGCCGAAGGCAGCAAACGCTCTTTTGTTGCAAAAAATGTGAGCCTGAAAGCAGTCACAGATGCAGATCTTAATATACCTGCCGGCGCAGAAAAAGTAAGCCAGGAACAAATGAGAGAGATCAGAAAACAGGAGATGGAGAAATTTCGTAAACGTCAACCACAACAGTAA
- a CDS encoding HAMP domain-containing sensor histidine kinase, with protein MRQRIINILILMSSCILGIFLFQGYWLYNSYRIREEQFNKEINEALRSAVFSRQFADVHRQFSDVRGYARYYSREKDSARAKLLVKGKHQLRMRGGNTPLPDSLREDSVNLPGDIPARIYADTLARQISEFLITNTHNDSINLKKLDSIFRGELNNRQIATSYRLDTFHMNYRGFERESFRDSIRRRVPRQTSKVPFNPASNLFVQASFDSPLQFILQKMIWTLLTSVVLLVLTTLCFVYMLRTILKQKKLSEVKNDFINNMTHELKTPIATVSAAVEAMQNFNALSDQRKTQAYLDISKNELQRLSDLVEKVLHIAAEEKEDIELFKEETDLNEVIDYILSSHQLKATKPLQLRFDNNLSGETVFVDKTHLSNAINNLVDNAIKYSRDQVQLYIQCKVENGELKIRVKDSGIGIPRIYQENIFDKFFRVPTGDLHNVKGFGLGLSYVKKIVEMHGGTIRVHSEQDKGTEFIISIPTA; from the coding sequence ATGCGACAACGAATCATCAACATCCTTATCCTCATGTCGAGCTGTATCCTGGGAATATTTCTTTTCCAGGGGTACTGGTTATATAATTCCTATCGTATACGTGAGGAGCAGTTTAATAAAGAGATCAATGAGGCGTTGCGTTCGGCGGTATTCAGCCGGCAGTTTGCAGACGTGCACCGGCAGTTTTCGGATGTGCGCGGATATGCGCGTTACTACAGCAGGGAGAAGGATTCTGCCAGGGCGAAATTACTGGTAAAAGGCAAGCATCAGCTAAGGATGCGTGGCGGCAACACACCGCTACCTGATAGTCTGCGGGAGGATTCCGTTAATTTACCGGGAGATATTCCGGCGCGCATTTATGCAGATACCCTTGCACGGCAGATCTCTGAATTTCTGATCACCAACACCCATAATGATAGCATCAATTTAAAAAAACTGGACTCTATTTTTCGTGGTGAACTCAACAACCGGCAGATTGCCACTTCTTATCGCCTGGATACTTTTCACATGAATTACAGGGGATTTGAAAGAGAGAGCTTCCGCGACAGCATCCGGCGGAGAGTGCCCCGGCAAACATCGAAGGTACCTTTTAACCCGGCCAGCAACCTGTTTGTACAAGCCAGCTTTGATTCACCGTTACAGTTCATTTTACAGAAAATGATCTGGACATTACTCACCTCGGTGGTGTTGCTGGTGCTTACTACGCTTTGCTTCGTTTATATGTTGCGTACCATCCTGAAGCAAAAGAAATTGTCGGAAGTTAAGAACGACTTTATCAATAACATGACGCATGAGCTTAAAACGCCGATTGCTACCGTTTCTGCAGCAGTAGAAGCTATGCAGAACTTTAATGCACTCAGCGATCAGCGTAAAACACAGGCTTACCTGGATATCTCCAAAAATGAACTGCAACGTTTATCTGACCTGGTGGAAAAAGTATTGCATATTGCAGCGGAAGAGAAAGAGGATATTGAACTGTTCAAAGAAGAGACTGATCTGAATGAAGTGATTGATTATATCCTCTCCAGTCATCAGTTGAAAGCAACAAAACCATTGCAGTTACGGTTTGACAATAATTTATCCGGAGAAACCGTATTCGTGGATAAAACGCATTTGTCCAACGCGATCAATAACCTGGTGGATAATGCCATCAAATATTCGCGGGACCAGGTACAGCTGTATATCCAGTGCAAGGTGGAAAACGGGGAGTTAAAGATCAGGGTAAAGGATAGTGGTATCGGCATCCCCAGGATTTACCAGGAGAATATTTTTGATAAATTTTTCAGGGTACCTACCGGAGATCTGCACAATGTAAAAGGCTTCGGACTGGGTTTAAGTTATGTAAAGAAAATCGTTGAAATGCATGGGGGAACTATCCGGGTGCATAGCGAACAGGATAAGGGCACAGAATTTATCATTTCTATTCCAACAGCATAA
- a CDS encoding response regulator transcription factor, whose translation MAKVLLIEDELQLGQIVKDSLEMRGFEMLYASDGKEGLRLYQQEHPDVVVLDIMMPNMDGFTVTAEIRKLDKFTPIIYLTAKSQTADVVKGFELGGNDYLKKPFSMDELIVRIKALLKRFSDHPAVREMEEGSVVIGQYIFNYAKQTLTRNNTTEFLSHREAEILRRLYDNKNDVMERKKVLLDLWGDDNFFNARSMDVFITKLRRYLKEDTRVQIVNIRGVGYKLIF comes from the coding sequence ATGGCAAAAGTATTACTGATAGAAGATGAGTTGCAGCTGGGTCAGATCGTAAAAGACAGCCTGGAAATGAGGGGTTTTGAGATGCTGTATGCATCAGACGGGAAAGAGGGCCTGCGTCTTTATCAGCAGGAGCATCCCGATGTGGTGGTACTTGATATTATGATGCCCAACATGGACGGGTTTACCGTAACCGCCGAGATCCGCAAGCTGGATAAATTTACGCCGATCATCTATCTCACCGCAAAATCGCAGACAGCAGATGTGGTAAAAGGCTTCGAGCTCGGGGGCAATGACTACCTGAAAAAGCCTTTCAGTATGGATGAACTGATTGTACGTATCAAGGCGTTGCTGAAACGTTTCAGTGACCATCCGGCCGTGCGGGAAATGGAAGAAGGCTCTGTGGTGATAGGACAATACATCTTTAACTACGCCAAGCAAACGCTTACCCGCAATAATACCACCGAGTTTCTCTCCCACCGGGAGGCGGAAATACTGCGCCGGCTGTACGATAATAAAAACGATGTGATGGAACGGAAAAAAGTGCTACTGGACCTTTGGGGAGATGATAATTTTTTCAATGCCCGGAGCATGGATGTTTTTATTACGAAGCTGCGCCGTTATCTGAAAGAAGACACCCGTGTACAGATCGTGAATATCAGGGGTGTTGGATATAAGCTGATTTTTTAG
- the pheS gene encoding phenylalanine--tRNA ligase subunit alpha codes for MEQLVQQIATYKQEIAAFTPANAADLEQYRIKFLGTKGIVKALFGEMKQVPNDRKKEFGQILNEFKQLAESRYDQFGELKEATGADTSAVDYTLPEAPHRLGTRHPISLVRNKIIRIFERLGFTIADGPEIEDDWHNFTALNLPENHPARDMQDTFFISKNPDWLLRTQTSSAQVRVMEQGKLPIRIISPGRVYRNETISARAHCFFHQVEGLYIDENVSFADLKQTLYHFVKEMFGENTGIRFRPSYFPFTEPSAEMDISCFICGGTGCSVCKQTGWVEILGCGMVHPKVLANCGIDPEKYTGFAFGMGIERITMLKYQIKDLRLFSENDTRFLEQFQGAV; via the coding sequence ATGGAACAGTTAGTACAGCAAATAGCAACTTATAAACAGGAAATAGCGGCTTTTACGCCCGCAAACGCGGCCGATCTGGAACAATACCGCATAAAATTTCTGGGTACAAAAGGTATCGTGAAAGCCCTGTTTGGGGAAATGAAGCAGGTACCTAACGACCGTAAGAAAGAATTCGGACAGATCCTGAATGAATTCAAGCAACTGGCAGAATCGCGCTACGATCAGTTTGGTGAGCTGAAAGAAGCTACCGGCGCGGATACTTCAGCTGTTGATTATACATTGCCGGAAGCACCGCACAGGCTGGGCACCCGCCATCCTATCAGCCTGGTACGGAACAAAATTATCCGCATTTTTGAACGCCTCGGCTTTACCATTGCAGACGGACCGGAAATTGAAGATGACTGGCACAACTTTACTGCATTGAACCTGCCGGAAAACCATCCTGCGCGTGATATGCAGGATACCTTCTTTATCAGCAAGAATCCTGACTGGCTGTTACGTACACAAACATCTTCCGCCCAGGTAAGGGTGATGGAACAAGGCAAACTGCCTATCCGTATCATCAGCCCGGGAAGAGTATACCGCAACGAAACCATTTCTGCCCGTGCACACTGCTTCTTCCACCAGGTAGAAGGATTGTATATAGATGAAAATGTATCGTTTGCAGACCTGAAACAAACGCTTTACCATTTTGTGAAAGAGATGTTTGGCGAAAATACAGGGATCCGCTTCCGTCCTTCCTACTTTCCTTTTACAGAGCCCAGCGCAGAAATGGATATATCCTGTTTTATTTGCGGCGGTACCGGATGTTCCGTATGTAAACAAACCGGCTGGGTGGAAATATTAGGTTGTGGTATGGTGCACCCCAAAGTATTGGCCAACTGCGGCATAGATCCGGAGAAATATACTGGTTTTGCCTTTGGTATGGGGATAGAACGTATTACCATGCTGAAGTACCAGATCAAGGACTTACGCCTGTTCTCCGAGAACGACACCCGTTTCCTGGAGCAATTCCAGGGAGCAGTGTAA
- a CDS encoding 3-hydroxyacyl-CoA dehydrogenase NAD-binding domain-containing protein has protein sequence MMMMHSIAVCGAGTMGAGIAQVAASSGFNTVLFDIQQTGLDKAKAQIERSLGIAVEKGRLTTAGREDILQRLSFTTVMEDCVADVIIEAIVERITAKTALFNQLAAINTPDTIFATNTSSLSVSDLSAAIAVNPTRVVGMHFFNPAHIMKLVEVISGVQTAPEAASFIYELALQLGKIPVRVKDAPGFIVNRVARHYYLEAMHLAEQGLADFSTIDQLLESAGFKMGPFALMDLIGNDVNLAVTQSLYNAFAQAPRFKPNILQEQRVKDGKLGRKTGLGFYRYEQ, from the coding sequence ATGATGATGATGCATTCTATTGCAGTATGTGGCGCCGGCACAATGGGTGCGGGGATAGCACAGGTGGCGGCTTCCAGCGGTTTTAATACCGTGTTGTTTGATATACAGCAAACAGGGCTCGACAAGGCAAAGGCACAAATTGAAAGAAGCCTGGGGATCGCTGTTGAAAAAGGCCGGCTCACCACCGCCGGAAGAGAGGATATCCTGCAACGCCTCTCTTTTACTACTGTGATGGAAGACTGTGTGGCAGATGTGATTATAGAGGCTATTGTAGAGCGGATAACTGCCAAAACAGCCCTGTTTAATCAACTGGCGGCCATCAATACACCCGACACTATTTTTGCTACCAATACTTCTTCTTTATCGGTTTCTGACCTGTCGGCAGCTATAGCTGTTAACCCTACCCGTGTGGTGGGAATGCACTTTTTTAATCCTGCGCATATCATGAAGCTGGTAGAGGTGATCTCCGGTGTACAAACAGCGCCCGAAGCAGCATCGTTCATTTATGAGCTGGCTTTACAACTGGGGAAGATCCCGGTGCGTGTAAAAGATGCCCCCGGATTTATTGTAAACCGGGTAGCCAGGCATTATTACCTGGAAGCGATGCACCTGGCAGAACAGGGGCTGGCCGACTTCAGCACCATTGACCAGTTGCTGGAAAGCGCCGGTTTTAAGATGGGCCCTTTTGCTTTGATGGACCTGATCGGCAATGATGTGAACCTTGCAGTAACGCAGTCGTTGTATAATGCATTCGCACAGGCGCCGCGTTTTAAACCCAATATCCTGCAGGAGCAAAGGGTAAAAGACGGTAAGCTGGGACGTAAAACAGGATTGGGATTTTACAGGTATGAACAATAA
- a CDS encoding NAD-dependent epimerase/dehydratase family protein has product MILVTGGTGFLGSHLIRSLVDAGKPVRALCRKQPSPRLQDLADKIEWVPGDILDVPSLEDAMVGITQVYHCAAIVSFQPGDRNNLLKVNAEGTANVVNMALDAGVQKLLYVSSVASIGRAKENAPVDEDCEWEDSRNNSQYSISKFQGEMEVWRGIAEGLDAVIVNPSIILGAGFWEDGSGALLKSAWKEFPFYTLGVNGFVDVKDVANVMIQLMDSSISGERFILSADNWNYQQLFTEMAHALGKKPPHIAVKPWIAEVVWRLEKVKGMITGKPPLVTKETARTAQLKVYYDHSKVLSFLPGFSFRPLKQTIAEISAAFIKEKAVQQ; this is encoded by the coding sequence ATGATTTTAGTAACCGGCGGTACAGGTTTTTTAGGGAGTCATTTAATACGGTCGCTGGTCGATGCAGGTAAGCCTGTAAGAGCCTTGTGCCGCAAACAACCTTCGCCGCGGTTGCAGGACCTTGCTGATAAAATAGAATGGGTGCCGGGAGATATCCTGGATGTGCCTTCACTGGAAGATGCCATGGTGGGTATTACGCAGGTATATCACTGTGCGGCCATCGTTTCTTTTCAACCCGGTGACCGTAACAACCTGCTAAAGGTGAATGCAGAAGGCACCGCCAATGTGGTGAACATGGCATTGGATGCCGGCGTACAAAAACTCCTGTATGTAAGCTCCGTAGCGTCCATCGGCAGGGCGAAAGAGAATGCCCCTGTAGATGAAGATTGCGAATGGGAAGACAGTCGCAATAACTCTCAGTACAGTATCAGCAAATTCCAGGGAGAGATGGAAGTATGGAGAGGCATTGCCGAAGGGCTCGATGCCGTGATCGTTAATCCTTCCATTATTTTAGGTGCAGGCTTCTGGGAAGATGGCTCCGGCGCCTTGTTGAAAAGCGCCTGGAAAGAATTTCCTTTCTATACACTGGGAGTGAATGGTTTTGTAGATGTAAAAGATGTGGCAAACGTGATGATCCAACTGATGGACAGCAGTATCAGCGGAGAGCGGTTTATCCTCTCGGCAGACAACTGGAACTATCAGCAGCTATTCACGGAAATGGCGCACGCACTGGGTAAAAAGCCGCCGCATATTGCCGTAAAACCATGGATAGCCGAAGTAGTATGGCGTCTGGAAAAAGTGAAAGGAATGATTACCGGTAAACCTCCGCTGGTAACGAAAGAAACTGCCCGCACCGCACAACTCAAAGTGTATTATGATCACAGTAAGGTCCTCTCCTTCCTGCCTGGTTTCAGCTTCCGGCCATTGAAGCAAACGATCGCAGAGATCTCTGCTGCTTTTATCAAAGAAAAGGCGGTACAGCAATAA